A single genomic interval of Zobellia nedashkovskayae harbors:
- a CDS encoding SMP-30/gluconolactonase/LRE family protein yields the protein MKRNQLPFLLSALILLGLSSCKSQQNISKGIIAKDAKLTLVSDEYEFTEGPAVDKNGDIYFTDQPNDRIVKWDAASNTVSDYMKPSGRANGLYFDHDGNLLAAADDKNELWSISHDKKVTVLIDDYEEKKLNGPNDLWVDLAGGIYFTDPFYKRPWWEHSEPEQTARRVYYLSKGNSIPRIVAENFEQPNGIIGSPDGKTLYISDIGAKKTFVYTVDASGNLSNKKLFTDMGSDGMTLDNLGNVYLTGDGVTVFNSKGEQIEHIAVPENWTANVTFGGADQKTLFITAMDSAYTLKMNVNGVR from the coding sequence ATGAAAAGAAATCAACTTCCTTTTCTCTTATCAGCTCTTATTTTGTTAGGGCTTTCCTCATGTAAATCACAACAGAATATTTCTAAAGGAATCATTGCCAAAGACGCAAAACTAACTTTGGTTTCAGATGAATATGAATTTACAGAGGGGCCAGCTGTTGACAAAAATGGCGATATCTATTTTACAGACCAACCTAATGACCGTATTGTAAAATGGGATGCTGCCAGCAATACGGTTTCTGATTACATGAAACCGTCAGGGCGTGCCAACGGACTCTATTTTGACCATGACGGCAACCTTTTGGCCGCTGCAGATGACAAAAATGAATTGTGGAGCATCTCCCACGATAAAAAAGTAACTGTTTTAATAGATGATTATGAGGAAAAAAAATTAAACGGCCCCAATGATCTTTGGGTAGATTTGGCTGGTGGAATTTATTTTACCGATCCTTTCTACAAGAGACCTTGGTGGGAACATTCAGAACCAGAGCAAACTGCCCGAAGAGTATACTACCTCTCAAAAGGAAACTCTATTCCAAGAATAGTTGCGGAGAATTTTGAACAACCTAACGGCATTATTGGCTCTCCAGATGGCAAAACACTTTACATTTCTGATATTGGTGCAAAGAAGACTTTTGTATACACTGTAGATGCCAGTGGAAACCTATCTAATAAAAAGCTCTTTACTGATATGGGTTCTGATGGTATGACGTTAGATAATCTTGGCAATGTATACCTTACGGGGGATGGTGTTACTGTTTTTAATTCCAAAGGAGAGCAAATAGAACATATAGCTGTTCCGGAAAATTGGACTGCCAATGTAACTTTTGGAGGGGCTGATCAGAAAACACTTTTCATTACCGCTATGGATTCTGCCTATACTTTAAAAATGAATGTAAACGGCGTGCGATAG
- a CDS encoding TolC family protein — protein sequence MYKRIIYMGLGIACLSLTFTSCKSPAALQKKANITTPDTYNGSQDSTNTGTIAWREYFKDPNLRTLIDTALGNNQELNIVLQEIAIAKSEVREKKGEYLPFVGLRAGAGLEKVGRYTSQGASDANTDIRPGEEFPEPLGDFLVAAEIDWEVDIWHKLRNAKKAAVTRYLSSVEGRNFMVTNLIAEIANSYYELLALDNQMAIIKQNIGIQSNALEIVKLQKAAAKVNELAVKKFEAEVFHTKSLQFEIQQEIVQTENKINFLLGRYPQAIERDHKGFEDLVPETVHLGLPSQLLDNRPDIKEAELDLVAAKLDVKVAKARFYPSLGISAGIGFQSFDAKYLLETPESLLYSLVGDLTAPLINRNAIKAAYYGANAKQLQAVYNYEQTILNAYVEVANQLAKIDNLEKSYDLRSKEVDALTASIDISNRLFRSARADYMEVLLTQRDALEAKVELIETKQKQMSAVVNVYRALGGGWN from the coding sequence ATGTATAAAAGAATAATATATATGGGTTTGGGTATAGCATGTCTATCCCTGACGTTTACGTCATGTAAAAGCCCTGCCGCACTGCAAAAAAAAGCCAATATTACAACGCCGGATACATATAACGGTTCGCAAGATTCTACTAATACCGGTACCATTGCTTGGCGAGAGTATTTTAAAGATCCCAATTTACGCACGCTTATAGATACGGCTTTGGGCAATAACCAAGAGTTGAATATTGTCTTGCAGGAAATTGCGATTGCAAAAAGTGAGGTTAGAGAAAAGAAAGGGGAGTATCTCCCCTTTGTGGGCTTGCGAGCAGGTGCCGGACTTGAGAAAGTTGGAAGATATACCAGTCAAGGTGCCAGTGATGCGAATACTGACATACGGCCTGGAGAAGAATTTCCTGAGCCGTTAGGCGATTTTCTAGTTGCTGCTGAAATTGATTGGGAAGTTGATATTTGGCATAAATTAAGGAATGCTAAAAAAGCTGCGGTTACACGGTATCTATCTTCTGTTGAAGGTCGGAATTTTATGGTAACCAATCTTATTGCTGAAATAGCAAATTCTTATTATGAGTTGCTGGCTTTAGACAATCAGATGGCTATTATAAAGCAGAATATTGGTATTCAGAGTAATGCTTTAGAAATAGTAAAACTTCAAAAAGCCGCTGCTAAAGTAAATGAGTTGGCAGTTAAGAAGTTTGAAGCTGAGGTTTTTCATACCAAAAGTTTGCAATTTGAAATACAACAGGAAATCGTGCAGACTGAGAATAAGATCAACTTTTTGCTAGGTCGTTATCCGCAAGCAATTGAGCGTGATCATAAAGGTTTTGAAGATTTAGTTCCGGAAACTGTGCATCTGGGTCTGCCATCCCAGTTATTAGATAATCGCCCTGATATTAAAGAAGCAGAACTTGATTTGGTAGCTGCAAAATTGGATGTAAAAGTGGCGAAGGCGCGTTTCTATCCTTCTTTGGGTATTTCCGCAGGTATCGGGTTTCAGTCCTTTGATGCAAAATATTTGCTAGAAACACCGGAGTCGCTGCTCTATTCGTTAGTTGGGGATTTAACTGCTCCGTTGATTAATAGAAATGCGATTAAAGCCGCATATTATGGCGCTAACGCCAAACAATTACAGGCAGTCTATAATTATGAGCAGACTATTTTGAATGCTTATGTTGAAGTGGCTAATCAATTAGCGAAAATAGATAACTTGGAAAAAAGCTATGATTTAAGGTCAAAAGAGGTAGATGCGCTAACGGCTTCAATAGACATATCAAATCGACTTTTTAGATCTGCCAGAGCAGATTATATGGAAGTTCTGTTAACGCAACGTGATGCGCTAGAAGCAAAAGTTGAGCTTATTGAAACCAAGCAAAAACAGATGAGCGCTGTGGTTAATGTATACCGTGCTTTAGGTGGCGGATGGAATTAA
- a CDS encoding efflux RND transporter permease subunit, whose amino-acid sequence MFNKFIERPVLSIVISLFIVFLGMLAIKTLPISQFPSIAPPRVNVSIAYPGASAEVLVNSVLIPMEKSINGTPGMKYMTSDATSAGEATIQVIFDLGVDPNQAVVSVKNRIEQVTSRLPELVQREGIIISKAQPNMLMYVNLYSEDEHADEKFLYNYANVNILPELKRIKGIGMAKILGSRQYAMRVWLKPDRMRAYNVSTEEVMEALQEQSIIGSPGRLGRSSGKRSQSLEYVLTYEGRYNEPKQYQDIIIKSNPDGEILYLKDVADVNLGSEFYDIYSNLDGHPSAAITLKQTAGSNANDVIKAVKEKLEEIKGDNFPKGMNYEISYDVSSFLNASIEKVVHTLGEAFILVALVVFIFLGDWRSTLIPTIAVPVSLIGAFFFMQLFGLTINLITLFALVLAIGIVVDNAIVVVEAVHVKMEEDNLSPFKASKMVVHEISGAIIAITLVMTAVFIPVSFMSGPVGVFYRQFAITMATSIVISGIVALTLTPVLCAMILKNNHGVARKKTLLNRFLDGFNNKFEKVTGRYTNFLKVIVNRRSVTFGLLIAFCVGIFFTSKTLPTGFIPNEDQGMIYAILQTPPGSTLERTNEVSRKLQMIAEEIPGIKSVSALAGYEVLTEGRGSNAGTCLINLENWSDREMSSVEIIEELEEKAKDIPGATIEFFQPPAVPGYGAAGGFALRLLDKTNSSDYKAFEKVNDDFMAALRERKELSGLFTFFAANYPQYELKIDNKLAMQKGVSIAKAMDNLSILIGSTYEQGFVRFGSFFKVYVQASPEFRKLPADVMKMYVKNDHDEMVPYSAFMKMEKKQGLNEITRYNLYTTSSINGSPAPGFSSGEAIEAIQQVAAEVLPRGYGIDWAGLSKDEVGRGNEVLYIFLIVLAFVYMILAAQYESFLLPLAVILSLPAGVFGSFILLKVMGLSNNIYAQVGLVMLVGLLGKNAVLIVEFAVQKHQQGLSVFNAAIAGAKERFRPILMTSFAFVAGLIPLVFATGPGAIGNRTIGTAAAGGMIVGTIFGVIVVPGLYYLFGTIAAKRKLIKFEDENPLSEDYVHNDPQHPLMAESIADK is encoded by the coding sequence ATGTTTAATAAATTTATAGAAAGACCAGTGCTATCCATTGTGATATCACTGTTCATAGTGTTCTTGGGCATGCTTGCCATCAAGACACTACCCATATCGCAGTTTCCCTCCATTGCACCACCAAGGGTAAATGTAAGTATTGCCTACCCAGGTGCCAGTGCAGAGGTATTGGTTAATTCGGTGTTGATTCCTATGGAGAAATCCATTAACGGAACGCCCGGAATGAAATATATGACTTCTGATGCTACGAGTGCAGGTGAAGCTACTATTCAGGTTATTTTTGACTTGGGTGTAGATCCAAACCAGGCCGTAGTGAGTGTCAAAAACCGTATAGAACAGGTTACCAGTAGGCTGCCTGAACTGGTACAACGGGAGGGTATTATTATTTCTAAGGCACAGCCCAACATGTTAATGTATGTAAACCTTTATAGTGAGGATGAACATGCAGATGAAAAGTTTCTATACAACTATGCTAACGTAAATATCCTGCCGGAATTAAAACGGATCAAGGGTATTGGTATGGCAAAAATTCTCGGTAGCCGTCAATACGCAATGAGAGTTTGGTTAAAACCGGATAGGATGCGTGCTTATAACGTTTCTACCGAAGAAGTAATGGAAGCTTTGCAAGAGCAAAGTATCATTGGTTCACCTGGTAGATTGGGTCGTAGCTCCGGTAAACGCTCACAATCGCTAGAATATGTGTTAACCTATGAAGGGCGATATAATGAGCCAAAACAGTATCAGGACATTATAATTAAATCAAATCCTGATGGAGAGATTTTGTACTTGAAAGATGTTGCCGATGTTAATTTAGGGAGTGAATTTTACGATATCTATTCCAACCTAGATGGGCATCCTTCTGCTGCAATTACCCTAAAGCAAACAGCGGGTAGTAACGCGAACGATGTAATTAAAGCGGTAAAAGAAAAATTAGAAGAGATAAAAGGCGATAATTTCCCTAAAGGGATGAACTATGAAATCAGTTACGATGTTTCTAGTTTCTTAAATGCATCCATAGAAAAGGTAGTGCATACCCTTGGTGAAGCTTTCATATTGGTTGCTTTAGTAGTGTTTATCTTCTTGGGAGATTGGCGTTCAACCTTAATTCCAACTATTGCGGTACCAGTTTCGTTAATTGGAGCCTTTTTCTTTATGCAGTTATTTGGCCTGACGATTAACCTTATTACGCTCTTCGCATTGGTTCTAGCTATTGGTATTGTGGTGGATAACGCCATTGTGGTGGTAGAGGCGGTCCACGTAAAAATGGAAGAGGACAATCTCTCACCATTTAAGGCTTCAAAAATGGTGGTTCACGAAATTAGTGGAGCCATTATAGCCATAACCTTGGTAATGACCGCAGTGTTTATTCCGGTATCATTTATGTCTGGTCCTGTTGGGGTTTTCTACAGACAGTTTGCAATAACAATGGCGACTTCTATTGTTATTTCCGGGATTGTAGCCTTAACGCTTACTCCGGTTCTCTGTGCTATGATATTGAAAAATAACCACGGTGTAGCGAGGAAGAAGACTCTTTTGAATAGGTTTTTAGATGGATTTAATAATAAGTTCGAAAAAGTAACGGGCAGGTATACTAACTTCCTTAAGGTGATAGTGAACAGACGATCGGTAACTTTTGGCCTGTTGATTGCTTTTTGTGTGGGTATATTTTTTACAAGTAAGACATTGCCAACAGGGTTTATTCCTAATGAAGATCAAGGAATGATCTATGCTATTTTGCAAACTCCTCCAGGATCTACTTTAGAGCGTACAAACGAAGTGTCTCGTAAACTACAAATGATAGCGGAAGAAATACCGGGAATTAAATCGGTTTCTGCATTGGCGGGTTATGAGGTTTTAACAGAAGGTCGTGGTTCTAACGCAGGTACCTGTCTAATTAACTTGGAAAACTGGTCTGATCGCGAAATGTCATCGGTAGAAATTATCGAAGAACTAGAAGAGAAGGCGAAAGACATACCAGGAGCTACTATTGAATTTTTTCAACCACCAGCGGTGCCAGGTTATGGAGCGGCAGGCGGATTTGCTTTGCGTTTGTTAGATAAAACAAATTCTAGCGATTATAAGGCTTTTGAAAAAGTGAACGATGATTTCATGGCCGCACTTAGAGAACGAAAAGAGTTGTCAGGTCTGTTTACCTTCTTTGCTGCAAACTATCCGCAGTATGAACTAAAAATAGATAACAAACTGGCCATGCAAAAAGGCGTTTCTATTGCCAAGGCAATGGATAACTTATCTATTCTTATCGGTAGTACCTACGAACAAGGTTTTGTACGTTTTGGTAGTTTCTTTAAAGTATATGTACAGGCATCTCCGGAGTTTAGAAAGTTACCGGCAGATGTGATGAAAATGTACGTGAAGAACGACCATGACGAAATGGTACCTTATTCGGCTTTCATGAAAATGGAGAAAAAGCAGGGTCTAAATGAGATTACTCGTTATAACCTGTATACAACTTCTTCCATAAACGGTTCGCCAGCTCCAGGATTTAGTAGTGGGGAGGCAATTGAAGCTATACAACAAGTTGCGGCAGAAGTATTGCCAAGAGGTTATGGTATTGATTGGGCAGGACTTTCAAAAGATGAGGTAGGCCGTGGTAACGAAGTCCTGTACATTTTCTTGATCGTACTGGCATTTGTATATATGATCTTGGCGGCTCAGTATGAGAGTTTCTTATTACCGCTTGCGGTTATTCTTTCATTACCAGCGGGTGTTTTTGGGTCGTTCATACTATTAAAGGTTATGGGACTTTCCAACAACATTTATGCGCAGGTAGGTTTGGTAATGCTGGTTGGTCTGTTGGGTAAAAATGCGGTACTGATCGTAGAGTTTGCGGTTCAGAAACATCAGCAAGGTTTATCCGTTTTCAATGCTGCTATTGCTGGGGCCAAAGAGCGTTTCCGTCCAATTTTAATGACATCTTTCGCTTTTGTTGCAGGTCTTATTCCATTAGTGTTTGCAACCGGCCCAGGTGCAATTGGTAACCGTACTATCGGTACAGCTGCTGCTGGTGGTATGATTGTAGGTACTATTTTCGGTGTAATCGTTGTTCCCGGGCTTTACTATCTATTCGGAACAATTGCTGCAAAACGAAAACTAATCAAGTTTGAAGATGAGAATCCATTGTCGGAAGATTATGTACACAATGATCCACAACATCCATTGATGGCCGAATCTATAGCGGATAAATAA
- a CDS encoding efflux RND transporter periplasmic adaptor subunit encodes MRRIFMLMSLSVLLFHSSCKSEKKHKEAETKFLVTSPLKKDTVVTNEYVCQIQSIQHIELRSQERGFLQKVFVDEGQFVKKGQLLFQIMPKLYQAEQQKAKAEAEVANIEYLNTKSLADSDVVSQNELAMDKAKLDKANAELALAQVHLGFTEIRAPFDGIIDRFLVRPGSLVEEGELLTSLSDNSKMWVYFNVSEPEYLDYKTNLKDDTKATVNLLMANNRQFEHSGLVETIEADFNNETGNIPFRATFNNPDGLLRHGETGNVLMPVPLVDALIIPQKATFEVLDKKYVFVVDDENKVSSREITISADMEDLYAVSEGLKEGDKILLEGLRKVRDNDEISFEFEKPDEVIAHLELYSE; translated from the coding sequence ATGAGAAGAATTTTCATGCTCATGAGCTTGTCTGTGTTGTTATTTCACTCAAGTTGTAAATCAGAAAAGAAACACAAAGAAGCAGAAACAAAGTTCCTGGTTACCAGTCCATTAAAAAAAGATACTGTTGTTACCAATGAATATGTTTGTCAAATACAATCTATTCAGCATATAGAATTGCGATCACAAGAAAGAGGTTTTCTACAAAAAGTATTTGTAGATGAGGGCCAGTTTGTAAAGAAGGGGCAATTGCTTTTTCAAATTATGCCTAAGCTTTATCAAGCAGAGCAACAAAAGGCAAAAGCAGAAGCAGAAGTTGCCAATATTGAATACCTAAACACAAAATCGTTAGCAGATAGTGATGTTGTTTCTCAGAATGAGTTGGCCATGGATAAGGCTAAGCTGGATAAAGCTAATGCAGAATTGGCCTTAGCACAAGTACATTTGGGCTTTACAGAGATACGAGCTCCCTTTGATGGTATAATTGACCGTTTTCTTGTGAGACCAGGTAGTCTTGTGGAAGAAGGAGAGTTACTTACCAGCCTATCGGATAACAGTAAAATGTGGGTGTACTTTAACGTATCCGAACCTGAATATTTGGATTATAAAACAAATCTAAAAGATGATACCAAGGCCACAGTAAATTTATTGATGGCCAATAACAGGCAATTTGAACATTCTGGATTAGTTGAAACTATTGAGGCAGATTTCAACAATGAGACCGGTAACATTCCGTTTAGAGCTACTTTCAACAATCCAGACGGCTTGCTTAGACATGGGGAGACAGGTAATGTTTTAATGCCCGTACCATTAGTAGATGCCTTAATTATTCCGCAAAAAGCCACTTTTGAAGTGCTGGATAAAAAATATGTTTTTGTAGTTGATGATGAAAATAAAGTATCCTCTAGAGAGATTACCATATCTGCAGATATGGAAGATCTTTACGCGGTAAGCGAAGGATTAAAAGAAGGCGACAAAATCTTGCTAGAAGGTTTGCGTAAGGTTAGGGATAACGATGAGATATCCTTTGAGTTTGAAAAGCCCGATGAGGTTATCGCTCATTTAGAACTGTACTCTGAATAA
- a CDS encoding DUF1569 domain-containing protein — protein sequence MKNVFDQTDVNELVSRINNLNSKSNNLWGRMSVGQMMAHCNVAYDMTYTDQYPKPTGFKKFMIKLIAKKMVVGPKPYKRNIRTAPEFLITDERDFELEKQKLVAHLQKTQQLGAAHFQNKESHAFGPLTSQEWNVLFYKHLDHHLQQFNV from the coding sequence ATGAAAAATGTATTTGACCAAACCGATGTGAACGAACTAGTTTCGCGCATTAATAACCTCAACTCAAAAAGTAATAATTTATGGGGCAGAATGAGTGTAGGCCAAATGATGGCTCACTGCAACGTTGCCTATGACATGACTTATACGGATCAATATCCTAAACCTACGGGTTTCAAAAAGTTTATGATTAAACTCATTGCTAAAAAAATGGTTGTGGGGCCTAAACCTTATAAAAGAAATATCCGTACGGCTCCTGAGTTTCTAATTACCGACGAACGAGATTTTGAATTAGAAAAACAAAAACTGGTTGCACATCTACAAAAGACACAGCAACTGGGTGCCGCACATTTTCAAAATAAAGAATCTCATGCTTTTGGGCCACTTACCTCACAAGAATGGAATGTTCTTTTCTATAAGCACTTGGACCACCACCTTCAGCAATTTAATGTTTGA
- a CDS encoding MIP/aquaporin family protein, with amino-acid sequence MIVYLYEFIGTALLILIGNGVVANLVLKGTKGPDTGWTGISLAWGIAVFIGVYVSADVSHAHLNPAVTLALATAGKFSWGLVPGYMLAQVLGAMMGNFMVWLTYKKHYDATEDQGAILATFCTGPAIRSPFWNFMTEAIGAFTLVFGVFFIAGGSFGEEAISLGSLDALPVALLVMGIGFGLGGPTGYAINPARDFGPRLLHAILPLKGKGSSDWGYAWIPVVAPLFGGFVAALAYLAVSV; translated from the coding sequence ATGATCGTTTACCTCTATGAATTTATAGGAACAGCCTTGCTCATCCTTATTGGAAATGGTGTTGTTGCTAATCTGGTATTAAAAGGCACCAAGGGTCCTGATACCGGCTGGACGGGTATTTCATTAGCATGGGGTATTGCTGTTTTTATAGGAGTTTATGTAAGTGCAGATGTTAGCCATGCCCATTTAAATCCTGCAGTGACCCTTGCGTTAGCAACAGCAGGAAAATTCAGTTGGGGACTAGTACCCGGTTATATGTTAGCCCAAGTTTTAGGTGCCATGATGGGTAACTTTATGGTTTGGCTTACTTATAAAAAACACTACGATGCCACCGAAGACCAAGGAGCTATTTTAGCTACCTTTTGCACTGGCCCCGCCATTAGAAGTCCTTTTTGGAATTTTATGACAGAGGCTATTGGAGCCTTTACTTTAGTTTTTGGTGTCTTTTTTATTGCCGGTGGTTCATTTGGCGAAGAAGCTATTTCACTTGGCTCGTTAGATGCACTTCCTGTAGCTTTATTAGTAATGGGTATTGGTTTTGGCTTAGGAGGCCCAACAGGCTATGCTATTAATCCTGCGCGGGATTTTGGTCCACGATTGTTACATGCTATCTTACCATTAAAAGGAAAAGGAAGCAGCGACTGGGGCTATGCTTGGATTCCCGTAGTAGCTCCTTTGTTTGGAGGTTTTGTTGCAGCTTTGGCTTATCTTGCTGTTTCTGTTTAA
- a CDS encoding alpha/beta hydrolase — MKKLDFVFIFFLIVQIGHAQEFIEIPYEKSTTIKWTHEEKQYFSKIWNTEVVTNVSVPTLQIFQPKNPNGTSVIIAPGGALYAHSINSEGRDVAKWLASKGITAFVLKYRLVPTGEDAVQEVSDEGQNNPARIVERVAPVLPLSVADGLSAISYVRENSEKHQLDPNKIGFMGFSAGGAVTMGVAYNYTEKDRPNFIVPVYAWTSAYPVQEAPENAPEMLIICASDDPLGLAPGSIEIYNSWMKAGHTPELHMYAKGGHGFGMKEQGLPSDNWIERFYDWSVSQGITTTSKSE, encoded by the coding sequence ATGAAAAAATTAGACTTTGTATTTATTTTCTTTCTAATCGTTCAGATTGGTCACGCCCAAGAATTCATAGAAATACCCTATGAAAAAAGTACGACCATAAAATGGACGCATGAAGAAAAGCAATACTTCTCAAAAATTTGGAATACAGAAGTAGTCACTAATGTGTCCGTTCCCACCCTGCAAATTTTTCAACCTAAAAACCCTAATGGCACCTCTGTTATAATAGCTCCTGGTGGTGCTTTATACGCGCATAGTATTAACAGTGAAGGAAGAGACGTAGCTAAATGGCTTGCATCTAAGGGAATAACCGCATTCGTTTTAAAGTACCGTCTTGTACCAACTGGTGAGGATGCCGTACAAGAAGTTAGTGATGAAGGACAAAACAATCCTGCCCGAATAGTAGAAAGAGTAGCCCCTGTATTACCACTGTCCGTTGCCGATGGACTTTCTGCTATTTCTTATGTTAGAGAAAACTCAGAAAAACATCAACTAGATCCAAACAAAATAGGCTTTATGGGCTTTTCTGCCGGAGGTGCTGTAACAATGGGTGTAGCCTATAACTACACAGAAAAAGACCGTCCTAATTTTATTGTTCCCGTCTATGCTTGGACGAGTGCCTACCCTGTTCAAGAAGCTCCTGAAAATGCACCGGAAATGTTGATAATCTGTGCTAGTGATGACCCACTAGGTCTTGCCCCGGGAAGTATTGAAATTTATAACTCCTGGATGAAGGCGGGTCATACACCTGAGTTACATATGTACGCAAAAGGTGGTCATGGTTTTGGAATGAAAGAACAAGGTTTACCATCGGATAATTGGATCGAGCGTTTCTATGATTGGTCAGTTTCACAAGGAATTACCACAACTTCAAAATCAGAATAA
- a CDS encoding GDSL-type esterase/lipase family protein has protein sequence MKVYFIIFLLTSFISNAQSGFTNEVKAIGQKYDTLYDASKESIVFTGSSSIRVWKDLQERFPEHQVINSGFGGSQAVDLLQFTNDLILRYKPKKVFIYEGDNDIQSKKRPKEIISTIAEISDLIFKDNPQTEIILISAKPSISRWKLRRKYKKLNRKMDKMTLTDGRLKYVDVWKPMLDGRKVKKDIFVEDGLHMNSKGYEIWYSTLKNYVN, from the coding sequence ATGAAAGTATATTTTATTATCTTCCTGCTTACCAGCTTTATCTCAAACGCACAAAGTGGGTTTACAAATGAAGTAAAGGCTATTGGTCAAAAATATGACACCCTTTATGATGCTTCAAAAGAAAGTATTGTCTTTACAGGTAGTTCCAGTATCCGAGTTTGGAAAGATTTACAAGAACGGTTTCCTGAACATCAAGTTATAAATTCAGGGTTCGGAGGCTCACAGGCTGTAGATTTACTTCAATTCACCAATGACCTTATTCTGCGTTACAAGCCTAAGAAAGTTTTTATTTATGAAGGCGATAATGATATCCAAAGCAAAAAAAGACCAAAAGAAATTATAAGTACCATTGCTGAAATAAGTGACCTTATTTTTAAGGACAATCCACAGACCGAAATTATACTCATCTCTGCTAAACCCAGTATCTCTAGATGGAAACTGAGAAGAAAGTATAAGAAACTGAACCGTAAGATGGATAAAATGACCCTAACAGACGGACGGTTAAAATATGTTGATGTTTGGAAGCCTATGCTTGACGGAAGAAAGGTGAAAAAAGATATTTTCGTAGAAGACGGTCTACATATGAATTCAAAAGGATACGAAATATGGTACTCCACACTAAAAAATTACGTCAATTAG